The Phycisphaerae bacterium genomic interval CGCCCATCATCAAGTTACTACCTCGAACGGGGACTGGCTCCGCTGGAACCCAAGCTTGGGCAAGAGGTGGAAAGGATTGTGCGGATACCACCGGATCAACTGAGCCGGGAGACTCTGGCGTCGGCAGAACTGATCGCCTTGGATCATCCGGGGCCGCTATCGGTGGAAACGGCAGGCCTACTGGCGGCGATGATGCGGCGGGGTCGAGCGGTTCTGTATGTGGCGGCAGAACCGGTGGACGCGAGCAACCTCAAGCGGATCGTGGACGCCGCCGGTTCGGATCTGCAAATGCCGGTCGAGTTTGTTCCACCGGGGCCCGGGCAGGTCCGGAAGAACCTCTTTCTGACCGAGGTCCGGGAGAAAGACGCACCCTTCAGTGTGTTCGGCGATCAGGTAGCCGCTGCGATCGGTCCGTTGCGTTTCGCGGGAGGGCTGGCATCGCGCCGCACGGAGTCAGCGCTGGCTGAGGATCTGCTGGCGACCTACAGCGATCGGACGGCGTGCCTGGTGACCACCGCGTGTGGAGCGGGCCACCTGACCGTCCTGAATGCGGACCTGAGCGAGTCGAATCTCCCACGATCGCCGGCTTTCGTGCCGCTTATTGGCGAGTTGGTCAGCCGCATGCTGGGCCAGGATCGGGCCGTGAACGCCGTTCCTTGCGGTGAGCCGCTGGCCATGTACCTGCCGCCCGACAGCGGCACGGCCGCGGGACTCCAGATCCTCGGCCCGGAGGGTGCGGGCGATTTCGGCGAGCTGGCCACCGAAGGTACGTGGGTCGTCTGGCGATGGCCGGCGGCCGGGTACCCGGGCGTCTATCAGGTCCAACGCGACGACAAGACCGTTTTTGCCGTCGCCACCGGCATCGCCGCGCAGGAATCCGACCTGACAAGCCTGAGTGGCTCTGTGTTCAAAGACCGGCTTGCGGGCGGCAGAACGGTCCATTACCGCAGCGCCGCAGCCGAGCAGGACAAGCAGGATGATATCTGGTTGTGGTTCGCAGTGGCGTGCGTGGCGTGTTTGTGTGTTGAGTTGGGTGTGCTGCGAGTGTTCCGAACTTGAGGTGTCGGGCACATTGCCGGGCTTCACATGGCTGAGCTGACATTTGAGCCGCTGATCACCCCCACCTTGTGGTTGACGCTTGCCGTCCTGGCAACTGCGCTAATGGTCATTTATGCGTCGCGTCGACCCGCCTCGATCAAACAAGGCCGGTGGGCCGTGGTCATCACTCTGATGTCGACCGGGCTGCTGCTCACCCTGCTGATCCTGCTGAATCCGACCTGGACCAACAAGATCGAGCCTCCGGCGGGCAAACCGTTGCTGACGGTACTCGTTGACACATCCGCCAGCATGGCAACCACCGACGCGAATGAGAGCCGGACTCGCTATGATGTCGCACGAGTGACTGCCCAGGAAGCGGCGCGCGATCTTCGACGTTTCTTCGATGTGCGCGTGCGGACGTTTGACTCTCTGGCCGCCCCCGCCGAGCCGGAAGAACTGAGCGGCCGCAGCCCCGGCGGGGGAATGACCGATCTGGCCTCCGCGATCACCGGCAGTCTTGAGCAGGACCGGCCCCAAGGGCAGGCGATGCTCCTGCTCAGCGACGGCATACACAATGCGCCGGGAGGCGTCGACGGCGTCCGGACCGCGGCACAGTTCGCCAAGGCGATGTCCGCGCCTGTTTACACGAAGACCATCGGCGGCCAAGCCAGCGTGTACGATCTCCGCGTGGAAGTGTATTCGCCGCAGCAACTCGCCTATATCGGTCAGAAGGTGCCGATCCGGGCGGTGGTCAAGCATGTCGGCCTGCCCGGAGCAATGGCCAAGGTCTCCTTGCTGCACGACGAGAAAACAATCGACCAACGGGAAACGCGGCTGATGCCCGACGGCCCTACCGACGTCCGTTTCTTCGTCAGCAAGCAGAAGCGAGGTCTCTACCGTTACGAAGTAAAGGTCGAACCTTTGCCGGGTGAAGTTGTGCAGGTCAACAACGTCGCCTCCTGCGTTCTCCAGGTGGTCGATGAGCCGATCCGCGTCCTGCTTCTTGAAGGAAAACCATACTGGGACGGCAAGTTTCTGATGCGAACGCTCGCTGCAGACCCGGCGATCGCAATCGAGAGCATCGTGCGGCTGACCGACGGCCGCCTGCTGCGTCGCATGCTGAGCCGGGCGGCGTCGCAACCCGCGGCGGGCAACGCCA includes:
- a CDS encoding BatA and WFA domain-containing protein, whose amino-acid sequence is MSFLHPWMFSLGAVALGLPVLIHYLTRPRPVRLPLSTIRFVQEVIHQQRTFHRLRNFLILALRTLAVGLLAWAFARPLIGEKPLIGKDDSVSAVRVVILDVSQSMAASARGISVFERARSTAAEYLIDRAGLRANLILAGTKARPIFEQCSANVAALKDELSQAKVLPERLNVQAAVAVAAEMLSTAGGDSGTRRELIIVSDFQRSNWASVDFSPLPSDTVIELEATGPAEAPPNLAILRAGVQGRPERNREARMEVEIGNYSTSPRRVTVDLQIGEATYRLEGLCPPGISTTLSGPVTLRGSGWQTGRAVLRGIDDALPADDRRDFVLDVRPRPTYALVSRQRPDDRPSSSYYLERGLAPLEPKLGQEVERIVRIPPDQLSRETLASAELIALDHPGPLSVETAGLLAAMMRRGRAVLYVAAEPVDASNLKRIVDAAGSDLQMPVEFVPPGPGQVRKNLFLTEVREKDAPFSVFGDQVAAAIGPLRFAGGLASRRTESALAEDLLATYSDRTACLVTTACGAGHLTVLNADLSESNLPRSPAFVPLIGELVSRMLGQDRAVNAVPCGEPLAMYLPPDSGTAAGLQILGPEGAGDFGELATEGTWVVWRWPAAGYPGVYQVQRDDKTVFAVATGIAAQESDLTSLSGSVFKDRLAGGRTVHYRSAAAEQDKQDDIWLWFAVACVACLCVELGVLRVFRT